From one Bradyrhizobium sp. Ash2021 genomic stretch:
- the fabV gene encoding enoyl-ACP reductase FabV, translating into MIIEPRVRGFICTTAHPVGCAKNVREQIAYVLRQGSIAECPKRVAVLGCSTGYGLASRIVATFAGGAETIGVSLEREPSATRTGSAGWYNNRAFELEAERIGRSPLTLEGDAFSNDLKKTFIDCVREKFGQLDMLIYSMAAPVRTDPDTGKTYRSAIKPLGAPVDIKTLNTETGEVFETTIAPASEDEATATVAVMGGDDWKRWIDQLADAGVLAPGFRTLNYTYIGSELTWPIYWKGTLGRAKVDLDRKAEEIRGRLGQDAARVVALKAVVTQASSAIPVVPLYGTVLFKVMKQLQLHEGCIEQIDRLFRTRLGAGVEVDEAQRIRVDDWELSPEVQAEVSRRWPVLSTETLGELADLPEYRSQFLRLFGFGIDGVDYAQDVDPRVVV; encoded by the coding sequence ATGATTATCGAACCGCGCGTGCGAGGCTTTATCTGCACGACGGCACATCCTGTCGGCTGCGCCAAAAATGTTCGCGAACAAATCGCTTATGTTCTTCGCCAGGGGTCGATTGCGGAATGTCCAAAGCGTGTCGCCGTGCTAGGGTGTTCGACCGGTTATGGCCTCGCGAGCCGCATTGTTGCGACCTTCGCCGGAGGCGCAGAAACCATCGGCGTGTCATTGGAGCGCGAGCCTTCGGCAACCAGGACGGGCAGCGCCGGCTGGTACAACAACCGCGCATTTGAACTCGAGGCCGAGAGGATCGGACGGTCTCCCCTTACGCTCGAGGGCGACGCCTTCTCCAACGACTTGAAGAAGACTTTCATCGACTGTGTGCGCGAAAAGTTCGGACAGCTGGACATGCTGATCTACAGCATGGCCGCTCCGGTCCGGACAGACCCGGACACCGGCAAGACCTATCGCTCGGCGATCAAACCACTGGGCGCTCCCGTCGACATCAAGACTCTCAACACTGAAACCGGCGAGGTCTTTGAGACGACCATTGCGCCGGCGAGTGAGGATGAGGCGACCGCCACGGTGGCGGTGATGGGGGGCGATGACTGGAAGCGCTGGATCGACCAACTCGCGGACGCTGGTGTCCTGGCGCCGGGCTTCCGGACGCTCAACTACACCTATATCGGCAGCGAATTGACCTGGCCTATCTACTGGAAAGGCACCCTGGGTCGCGCCAAAGTCGATCTCGACCGCAAGGCAGAAGAAATCCGCGGCCGGCTCGGCCAGGACGCTGCCCGCGTGGTGGCGCTGAAGGCCGTGGTCACCCAGGCGAGTTCAGCCATTCCGGTGGTTCCGCTTTATGGGACGGTGCTGTTCAAGGTCATGAAGCAGCTCCAGCTCCACGAAGGATGCATCGAACAGATCGATCGCCTTTTCCGCACGCGCCTTGGCGCGGGCGTCGAAGTCGATGAGGCCCAGCGCATTCGAGTCGACGACTGGGAGCTTTCGCCCGAAGTCCAGGCGGAGGTGTCGCGACGATGGCCTGTCCTTTCCACGGAAACGCTCGGCGAATTGGCGGACCTTCCAGAATACAGGAGCCAGTTCCTTCGCCTGTTCGGATTTGGCATCGACGGCGTCGACTATGCACAGGACGTGGATCCCCGCGTCGTCGTGTGA
- the fabB gene encoding beta-ketoacyl-ACP synthase I has product MRRVVITGMGIVSSIGNNTQEVLASLHEAKSGITRAEKYAELGFRSQVQGAPTLNPADVIDRRAMRFLGEGAAWNHIAMEQAIQDSGLEPAEVSNVRTGIIMGSGGPSARTIVEAADVTRSKGPKRVGPFAVPKAMSSTASATLATWFKIKGVNYSISSACATSNHCIGNAYETIQIGKQDVIFAGGCEELDWSLSVLFDAMGAMSSKYNATPATASRPYDVSRDGFVIAGGAGVVVLEELEHAKARGARIYGEVVGYGATSDGYDMVAPSGEGAERCMRMAMATVDTKIDYINPHATSTPAGDPPEIEAIRKVFGTGDKCPPISATKALTGHSLGATGVQEAIYSLLMMNNGFVCESANISELDPVFADMPIVRKRIDNAKLGTVLSNSFGFGGTNATLVFKRMDA; this is encoded by the coding sequence ATGAGGCGGGTTGTCATCACGGGGATGGGTATTGTCTCGTCCATCGGAAATAACACCCAGGAAGTGCTGGCGAGCCTTCACGAGGCGAAGTCAGGGATTACCCGCGCGGAAAAATACGCCGAGCTCGGCTTCCGTTCGCAGGTGCAGGGCGCGCCGACGCTCAATCCGGCTGACGTGATCGACCGGCGCGCGATGCGGTTCCTCGGCGAGGGCGCGGCTTGGAATCACATCGCGATGGAGCAGGCGATCCAGGATTCCGGTCTGGAGCCTGCGGAAGTTTCCAACGTCCGCACCGGCATCATCATGGGCTCGGGCGGACCGTCCGCGCGCACCATCGTCGAAGCCGCCGACGTCACGCGCTCCAAGGGACCGAAGCGGGTCGGACCGTTCGCGGTGCCGAAGGCGATGTCGTCGACGGCATCCGCCACGCTCGCCACCTGGTTCAAGATCAAGGGCGTGAACTATTCGATCTCGTCGGCCTGCGCGACCTCGAACCATTGCATCGGCAATGCCTATGAGACGATCCAGATCGGCAAGCAGGACGTCATCTTCGCCGGCGGCTGCGAGGAGCTCGACTGGTCGTTGTCGGTGCTGTTCGACGCCATGGGCGCGATGTCCTCGAAATACAACGCGACGCCGGCGACCGCCTCGCGCCCCTACGACGTCAGCCGCGACGGCTTTGTGATCGCCGGCGGCGCGGGCGTGGTCGTGCTGGAAGAGCTCGAGCACGCCAAGGCGCGCGGCGCGCGCATTTACGGCGAAGTGGTCGGCTATGGCGCGACCTCCGACGGTTACGACATGGTAGCACCCTCGGGTGAGGGCGCCGAGCGCTGCATGCGCATGGCGATGGCCACCGTCGATACCAAGATCGATTACATCAACCCGCACGCGACCTCGACGCCCGCCGGCGATCCGCCGGAAATCGAGGCGATCCGGAAAGTGTTCGGGACCGGCGACAAATGTCCGCCGATATCGGCGACCAAGGCACTGACCGGCCATTCGCTGGGCGCCACCGGCGTGCAGGAAGCGATCTATTCGCTTTTGATGATGAACAACGGCTTTGTCTGCGAGAGCGCCAACATCAGCGAACTCGATCCGGTGTTTGCCGACATGCCGATCGTGCGCAAGCGCATCGACAATGCCAAGCTCGGCACCGTGCTGTCGAATTCCTTCGGCTTCGGCGGCACCAACGCCACGCTGGTGTTCAAGCGGATGGATGCGTGA
- the fabA gene encoding 3-hydroxyacyl-[acyl-carrier-protein] dehydratase FabA: protein MLNRRGGYEYEDLLACGRGELFGPGNAQLPLPPMLMFDRISEISETGGEYGKGIVRAELDVNPDLWFFGCHFKNDPVMPGCLGLDALWQMVGFYLGWTGGEGRGRALGLGELKLAGQVMPNVRKIVYNIDIKRVMRLKLWLGIADGWLSADGEIIYRAKDLRVGLLKQGTTPA from the coding sequence ATGCTGAATCGGCGCGGTGGTTATGAATATGAGGATTTGCTGGCGTGCGGCCGCGGCGAGCTGTTTGGCCCCGGCAACGCCCAGTTGCCACTGCCGCCGATGCTGATGTTCGATCGCATCAGCGAAATTTCCGAAACCGGCGGGGAATACGGCAAGGGCATCGTTCGGGCCGAACTCGACGTGAACCCGGATCTCTGGTTCTTCGGCTGCCATTTCAAGAACGATCCAGTCATGCCGGGCTGCCTCGGCCTCGACGCGCTCTGGCAGATGGTCGGCTTTTATCTCGGCTGGACCGGCGGTGAGGGGCGCGGCCGGGCCCTGGGCCTCGGCGAGCTGAAGCTTGCCGGCCAGGTGATGCCGAACGTCCGCAAGATTGTGTACAACATCGATATCAAGCGCGTGATGCGCCTAAAGCTCTGGCTAGGCATCGCCGACGGCTGGCTTTCGGCCGATGGTGAGATTATCTATCGCGCGAAGGACCTGAGGGTTGGGCTCTTGAAGCAGGGCACCACCCCGGCTTGA
- the irrA gene encoding iron response transcriptional regulator IrrA translates to MTNQITVLSDDAVDPATRSAAHQPALTGCPWHDVNEMLQAAGLRPTRQRMALGWLLFGKGARHLTAEMLYEEATLAKVPVSLATVYNTLNQLTDAGLLRQVSVDGTKTYFDTNVTAHHHFYLENNHELVDIPDPHLVLSKMPEVPEGYEIARVDMVVRLRRKR, encoded by the coding sequence ATGACGAACCAAATCACGGTTTTGAGCGATGACGCCGTCGATCCGGCAACCCGCAGTGCCGCACATCAGCCGGCGCTGACCGGCTGTCCCTGGCACGACGTCAACGAAATGCTGCAGGCCGCCGGCCTGCGGCCGACCCGTCAGCGCATGGCGCTGGGCTGGCTGCTATTCGGCAAGGGCGCGCGGCATCTGACGGCGGAAATGCTCTACGAGGAAGCAACCCTGGCCAAGGTTCCGGTGTCGCTCGCCACCGTCTACAACACCCTCAACCAGCTCACCGATGCCGGCCTGCTGCGTCAGGTCAGCGTCGACGGCACCAAGACCTATTTCGACACCAACGTCACCGCGCATCACCACTTCTATCTCGAGAACAATCACGAGCTGGTCGACATTCCGGATCCGCACCTCGTGCTGTCGAAGATGCCGGAAGTGCCTGAAGGCTACGAGATCGCCCGCGTCGACATGGTCGTGCGGCTGCGCAGGAAGCGCTGA
- a CDS encoding SH3 domain-containing protein has protein sequence MALGRFCLVAVLAGCWLGASVSTGFSAKDSAVTTSGLPVPRYVSLKSDHVNVRAGPTKDNDVAWVYTRSGLPVEITAEFENWRRVRDSEGAEGWVYHSLLSGRRTAVVTMKTKDELAPLYARADPGSAVAARLQAGVVAQVKKCAAGWCRVTGDGFDGWIEQQRLWGVYADEKVE, from the coding sequence ATGGCGTTGGGGCGTTTCTGTTTGGTCGCGGTGCTGGCGGGGTGCTGGCTTGGCGCGTCCGTCAGCACGGGATTTTCGGCCAAGGATTCGGCCGTCACCACCAGCGGCCTGCCGGTGCCGCGTTACGTCAGCCTCAAATCCGATCATGTGAATGTCAGGGCCGGCCCGACCAAGGACAATGACGTCGCCTGGGTCTACACCCGCTCGGGCCTTCCGGTCGAAATCACCGCCGAGTTCGAAAACTGGCGCCGGGTGCGCGATTCCGAAGGCGCCGAAGGCTGGGTCTATCATTCGCTGCTGTCGGGCCGCCGCACTGCGGTCGTCACCATGAAGACCAAGGACGAACTCGCGCCGCTCTACGCTCGTGCCGATCCGGGCAGCGCGGTTGCCGCGCGCCTGCAGGCCGGCGTCGTGGCCCAGGTCAAGAAATGCGCGGCCGGCTGGTGCCGCGTCACCGGCGATGGCTTTGACGGCTGGATCGAGCAGCAGCGGCTGTGGGGCGTTTACGCCGATGAGAAGGTGGAGTGA
- a CDS encoding D-glycerate dehydrogenase: MSVKKKPLVVVTRKLPDSIETRMRELFDATLNLDDTPMTPEQIAQAVCSADVLVPTVTDEITEEILKAPDCKIKMIANFGNGVDNIDVTAAHARGITVTNTPKVLTEDTADMTMALILAVPRRLIEGATILTEGKNWPGWSPTWMLGHRIGGKRLGIVGMGRIGQAVARRAHAFGLQIHYHNRRPVAPRIAEELGATYWESLDQMLARMDIISVNCPHTPATFHLLSARRLKLIRKEAYIVNTARGEVIDEDTLIKLIEAGEIGGAALDVYENEPAISPKLVRLARAGKVVLLPHMGSATIEGRVEMGEKVIINIRTFLDNHKPPDRVLPSML; encoded by the coding sequence ATGTCGGTTAAGAAAAAGCCTCTCGTCGTCGTCACCCGCAAGCTGCCGGACTCGATCGAGACCCGGATGCGTGAGCTGTTCGACGCCACGCTCAATCTCGACGATACGCCGATGACGCCGGAGCAGATCGCGCAAGCGGTTTGCAGCGCCGACGTGCTGGTGCCGACCGTCACCGACGAGATCACCGAAGAGATTCTCAAAGCGCCCGACTGCAAGATCAAAATGATCGCCAATTTCGGCAACGGCGTCGACAATATCGACGTTACCGCGGCGCATGCGCGCGGCATCACCGTGACCAACACGCCGAAGGTGTTGACCGAAGACACCGCCGACATGACCATGGCGCTGATCCTTGCGGTGCCGCGGCGATTGATCGAAGGCGCTACGATCCTGACCGAGGGCAAGAACTGGCCCGGCTGGTCGCCGACCTGGATGCTCGGCCATCGCATCGGCGGCAAGCGCCTCGGCATCGTCGGCATGGGCCGCATCGGCCAGGCGGTGGCGCGCCGGGCGCATGCGTTCGGCCTGCAGATCCACTATCACAACCGCCGTCCCGTAGCGCCGCGCATCGCCGAAGAACTCGGCGCGACCTATTGGGAAAGCCTCGACCAGATGCTGGCGCGGATGGACATCATCTCGGTGAACTGCCCGCACACGCCGGCGACGTTCCATCTATTGTCGGCACGGCGGCTGAAACTGATCCGGAAAGAGGCCTATATCGTCAACACAGCGCGCGGCGAAGTGATCGACGAAGACACATTGATCAAGCTGATCGAAGCCGGCGAGATCGGCGGCGCCGCCCTCGACGTGTACGAGAACGAGCCCGCGATCAGTCCGAAACTGGTGCGGCTGGCGCGTGCCGGCAAGGTGGTGCTGCTGCCGCATATGGGCTCGGCCACCATCGAAGGCCGCGTCGAGATGGGCGAGAAGGTGATCATCAATATCCGCACCTTCCTCGACAATCACAAGCCGCCGGATCGCGTGCTGCCCAGCATGCTGTGA
- a CDS encoding molybdopterin-synthase adenylyltransferase MoeB, translating into MLSADELERYARHIVLREVGGPGQTALKEASVLVIGAGGLGAPALMYLAAAGVGTLGVVDDDIVSLSNLQRQIIHTTPDIGRRKVDSAALQIHALNPHVNFEAHAVRLDARNVMSLIGGYDLVLDGSDNFETRYLVSDACFLAGKPLITAALGQFDGSLTTIRAHERNAEGEFNPTYRCLFPEPPPPGTVPACAEAGVMGALAGMLGSMMALEAIREIVGFGEGLVGRLLMVDARAMRFETLRYARDPQNPLNGDAPTITDLSGYRSP; encoded by the coding sequence ATGCTGAGTGCCGACGAACTCGAACGCTACGCCCGCCATATCGTGTTGCGCGAGGTCGGCGGCCCCGGCCAGACCGCGCTGAAGGAAGCGTCCGTGCTGGTGATCGGCGCCGGCGGATTGGGCGCCCCGGCGCTGATGTATCTCGCCGCCGCCGGCGTCGGTACGCTCGGCGTGGTCGATGACGACATCGTCTCATTGTCCAATTTGCAGCGCCAGATCATCCACACCACCCCGGACATCGGACGGCGCAAGGTCGACAGCGCGGCCCTGCAGATCCATGCGCTCAATCCGCACGTGAATTTTGAGGCGCACGCGGTACGGCTCGATGCGCGCAACGTGATGTCGCTGATCGGCGGCTACGACCTGGTGCTCGACGGCTCCGACAATTTCGAGACGCGCTATCTGGTTTCCGACGCCTGTTTCCTCGCCGGCAAGCCGCTGATCACGGCGGCGCTCGGCCAGTTCGACGGCTCGCTGACCACGATCCGCGCCCATGAGCGAAATGCCGAAGGCGAGTTCAATCCGACCTATCGCTGCCTGTTCCCCGAACCGCCGCCGCCGGGCACGGTGCCGGCCTGCGCCGAGGCCGGCGTGATGGGTGCGCTGGCAGGCATGCTGGGATCGATGATGGCGCTGGAGGCGATCCGCGAAATCGTCGGTTTCGGCGAAGGCCTGGTCGGGCGATTGCTGATGGTCGACGCCCGCGCGATGCGGTTCGAGACCCTGCGCTATGCGCGCGATCCGCAAAATCCGCTCAACGGCGATGCGCCGACGATTACCGACTTGAGTGGATATCGGTCGCCGTGA
- a CDS encoding serine protease, giving the protein MRSVLSATLMVVANIFVVPGASAQAQLTAPTTAGAKPKVVTTVPIRPAMQKPEETANAMAQAERLALQSDLAWVGQYNGAITGDVSERMVAAIKEFQKARGGKPTGVLNPQERGILADTAKRRQDSVGWKIVTDPGTGVRLGIPSKLTPQQTSDANGAKWTSSTGTIQIQLARRKEANPTTAKLAEREKKEPGRNIDYTVVKPDFFVLSGLQGLKKFYLRGTFRGDEVRILTILYDQATENTVEPVVIAMSSAFNAFPTGAQVAGPPPRKTVEYGTGIVVSDDGAIVTDRQVTDECLAVTIGGYGNADRIAEDKGHDLALLRIYGARGLKPLNLTGGASKTALDLTGISDPQSQGGGAAVSSVKATVAQIGGGNDVALSPPPALGFSGAAAIDADGKFAGIALLKPVLVAGPANATPAQATLVPADTVRDFLKANGVNASGGSSDAKASVVRVICVRK; this is encoded by the coding sequence ATGAGATCCGTGCTTTCAGCAACATTGATGGTCGTGGCCAACATTTTTGTCGTCCCGGGGGCCTCCGCGCAGGCGCAGCTGACGGCGCCAACCACGGCGGGCGCCAAGCCGAAGGTGGTGACGACGGTGCCGATCCGCCCCGCGATGCAAAAGCCGGAGGAGACGGCGAATGCCATGGCGCAGGCGGAACGCCTGGCGCTGCAGTCGGATCTCGCCTGGGTCGGCCAGTATAATGGCGCCATCACCGGCGATGTCAGCGAGCGCATGGTCGCCGCCATCAAGGAATTCCAGAAAGCCCGCGGCGGCAAGCCGACCGGCGTGCTCAATCCGCAGGAGCGGGGCATCCTCGCCGACACCGCGAAACGGCGGCAGGACAGTGTCGGCTGGAAGATCGTCACCGATCCCGGCACCGGCGTGCGGCTCGGCATTCCCTCAAAACTGACGCCACAGCAGACCAGCGACGCCAATGGCGCCAAATGGACCTCGTCCACCGGAACGATCCAGATTCAACTGGCGCGGCGCAAGGAAGCCAACCCCACCACCGCAAAACTGGCCGAGCGGGAAAAGAAGGAGCCGGGGCGCAACATCGACTACACCGTGGTCAAGCCGGACTTCTTCGTGCTGTCCGGCCTGCAGGGCCTGAAAAAATTCTATCTGCGCGGGACCTTCAGGGGTGACGAGGTCCGCATCCTCACCATCCTCTACGATCAGGCCACGGAAAATACCGTCGAGCCTGTCGTGATCGCGATGTCGAGCGCCTTCAACGCGTTTCCGACCGGCGCGCAGGTCGCGGGGCCCCCGCCGCGCAAGACGGTGGAATACGGTACCGGAATCGTGGTCAGCGACGACGGTGCGATCGTGACCGACCGTCAGGTCACCGACGAATGTCTCGCGGTCACGATCGGCGGCTACGGCAACGCCGACCGGATCGCCGAGGACAAGGGCCATGATCTGGCCTTGCTGCGCATCTACGGCGCGCGCGGGCTGAAGCCGCTCAACCTCACGGGCGGCGCGTCGAAGACGGCGCTCGACCTCACCGGCATATCGGATCCCCAGAGCCAGGGTGGCGGCGCGGCCGTCAGCAGCGTCAAGGCGACGGTGGCCCAGATCGGCGGCGGCAACGACGTGGCGCTGTCGCCGCCGCCGGCGCTCGGCTTTTCCGGCGCGGCGGCGATCGATGCCGACGGCAAGTTCGCCGGCATCGCCCTGTTGAAGCCGGTGCTGGTTGCGGGTCCGGCGAATGCCACGCCTGCCCAGGCGACGCTGGTGCCGGCCGATACCGTGCGCGATTTCCTCAAAGCCAATGGCGTCAATGCATCGGGCGGATCGTCGGATGCAAAAGCCTCGGTGGTCCGCGTGATCTGCGTGAGGAAGTAG
- the ggt gene encoding gamma-glutamyltransferase, protein MTSNWRDRAGTDFHCQKQPASSSRGMVVSNHPLASAAGVEMLAAGGNAIDAAIATLFTLTVVEPMMVGIIGGGMAHIRLADGSHRFIDGQSTVPSAVRPDTYTSKPGSAHDVFDTIGDENLNGPKAVAVPGSLKAWCETLHRFGTMSLADVMQPAIKHAARGYAATPYLHECISDCADEMRKDKAISAIYLPGGMPIKPGERVMQSEYAETLTYIAQHGEAALYQGPLGDILVDYMKANGGFIAREDLTSYKTVERQPVRADYRGWVILGPPPPAASGVHIAQMLNILEGYDIAELGFGTAETIHYLAEVLKIAFADRAAASGDPDFINVPVERLTSKAYADERRGAIDSTRAQKWGAGVQQLEGAHTTHMTAADAFGNVIATTQTINNLFGAKIMIPGLGTVPNNYMNLYDPRPGHALSLAPGKRVTTSMSPMMALRDGKLAYALGLPGGKRIFPSALQALVNLIDHGMSLQEAVEAPRVWTEGNALEVELAVPDNVRAKLTSFGHKVLAVPTVAGGMNGIQFHDDGRMSGAACWRADGTPIGMAGGLARAGVRFGLA, encoded by the coding sequence ATGACCAGTAACTGGCGGGATCGCGCGGGCACCGATTTCCACTGTCAGAAACAGCCGGCGTCCTCGAGCCGCGGCATGGTGGTCAGCAATCATCCGCTGGCCTCGGCAGCAGGCGTCGAAATGCTCGCCGCCGGCGGCAACGCCATCGACGCGGCGATCGCGACGTTGTTTACACTGACTGTGGTCGAACCGATGATGGTCGGCATCATCGGCGGCGGCATGGCGCACATCCGGCTTGCCGACGGCAGCCATCGCTTCATCGATGGCCAGAGCACCGTTCCATCAGCGGTTCGGCCCGACACCTACACATCGAAGCCGGGCTCCGCGCACGACGTGTTCGATACGATCGGTGACGAAAATCTGAACGGCCCGAAAGCGGTCGCCGTGCCCGGCTCGCTGAAAGCCTGGTGCGAGACGCTGCACCGGTTCGGGACCATGAGCCTCGCCGACGTGATGCAGCCCGCGATCAAGCACGCCGCGCGCGGCTATGCCGCGACGCCCTATTTGCACGAATGCATCAGCGACTGCGCCGACGAGATGCGCAAGGACAAGGCGATCTCGGCGATCTATCTCCCCGGCGGGATGCCGATCAAGCCCGGCGAGCGCGTGATGCAATCGGAATATGCGGAAACGCTGACCTATATCGCGCAACATGGCGAGGCGGCGCTGTATCAGGGGCCGCTCGGCGACATCCTGGTCGACTACATGAAGGCCAATGGCGGCTTCATCGCCCGCGAGGATCTCACCAGCTACAAGACCGTCGAGCGTCAGCCGGTCCGGGCCGATTATCGCGGCTGGGTCATCCTGGGGCCGCCGCCGCCCGCCGCATCCGGCGTGCACATCGCGCAGATGCTGAATATTCTGGAAGGCTACGATATCGCCGAACTCGGCTTCGGCACCGCGGAGACGATTCACTATCTCGCCGAGGTCCTCAAGATCGCCTTTGCCGACCGCGCCGCTGCCAGCGGCGATCCCGATTTCATCAACGTGCCGGTGGAGCGGCTGACCTCAAAAGCCTATGCCGACGAGCGCCGCGGCGCGATCGATTCAACCCGGGCGCAGAAATGGGGCGCCGGCGTGCAACAGCTCGAAGGCGCACACACCACGCACATGACGGCGGCGGATGCGTTTGGCAACGTGATCGCGACCACGCAGACCATCAACAATCTGTTCGGCGCCAAGATCATGATTCCCGGTCTCGGCACCGTGCCGAACAATTACATGAACTTGTATGATCCCCGTCCCGGCCATGCGCTGTCGCTGGCGCCGGGCAAACGCGTCACCACCTCGATGTCGCCGATGATGGCGCTGCGCGACGGCAAGCTCGCTTACGCGCTCGGCCTGCCCGGCGGAAAACGGATTTTCCCGAGCGCGCTGCAGGCGCTGGTCAATCTGATCGACCACGGCATGAGCCTGCAGGAAGCGGTCGAGGCGCCGCGGGTCTGGACCGAGGGCAATGCGCTCGAGGTCGAACTGGCGGTGCCGGACAATGTCCGCGCCAAACTCACTTCGTTTGGCCACAAGGTGCTGGCGGTGCCGACCGTCGCCGGTGGCATGAATGGGATCCAGTTTCACGACGACGGCCGGATGTCGGGCGCGGCCTGCTGGCGCGCGGACGGTACGCCGATCGGCATGGCCGGCGGGCTCGCGCGCGCGGGCGTGCGGTTCGGGCTGGCGTGA
- the mutM gene encoding bifunctional DNA-formamidopyrimidine glycosylase/DNA-(apurinic or apyrimidinic site) lyase: MPELPEVETVRRGLQPAMEGAKIVKAEARRKDLRFPFQKDFVARLEGQTVTGLGRRAKYLMADLTSGDVLLMHLGMSGSFRVQKADGNTTPGQFHHPRSETRTHDHVVFHMSSGAAIVFNDPRRFGYMKIIARNALEDEPLLKGLGPEPLGNEFDAAMLARSCANKKTSLKAALLDQRVVAGLGNIYVCEALYRARLSPRRLAATLATKKAEPTDHARHLVNSIHSVLNQAIKAGGSSISDHRQTSGELGYFQHSFQVYDREGEKCQTAGCSGIVRRFTQNGRSTFWCPKCQK; encoded by the coding sequence ATGCCCGAATTACCCGAAGTCGAGACCGTCCGCCGCGGCCTGCAGCCCGCCATGGAGGGGGCCAAAATCGTCAAAGCGGAGGCCCGGCGCAAGGATCTGCGGTTTCCGTTCCAAAAAGACTTTGTCGCGCGGCTGGAGGGCCAGACCGTGACCGGCCTCGGCCGCCGCGCCAAATATCTGATGGCGGATCTGACTTCGGGTGACGTGCTGCTGATGCATCTGGGCATGTCCGGCTCGTTTCGCGTCCAAAAAGCTGACGGCAACACGACGCCGGGGCAATTCCACCATCCGCGCAGCGAAACCCGCACGCATGATCACGTCGTGTTTCACATGTCATCGGGCGCTGCGATCGTGTTCAACGACCCGCGCCGCTTCGGCTACATGAAGATCATTGCCCGCAACGCGCTGGAGGACGAGCCGTTGTTGAAGGGCCTCGGCCCCGAACCGCTCGGCAACGAATTCGATGCGGCGATGCTGGCGCGTTCCTGCGCCAACAAGAAGACCAGCCTCAAGGCCGCACTGCTCGATCAGCGCGTGGTCGCAGGGCTCGGCAACATCTATGTCTGCGAGGCGCTCTATCGCGCGCGTCTGTCGCCACGCCGGCTGGCGGCGACGCTGGCTACCAAAAAGGCCGAGCCGACCGATCACGCCAGGCATCTGGTAAATTCGATTCATTCGGTGCTGAACCAGGCGATCAAGGCCGGCGGCTCATCGATCAGCGATCACCGCCAGACCTCGGGCGAACTCGGCTATTTTCAGCATTCGTTTCAGGTTTACGATCGCGAAGGCGAAAAATGCCAGACCGCAGGTTGCAGCGGAATCGTACGGCGTTTCACCCAGAACGGGCGCTCGACCTTCTGGTGCCCGAAATGTCAGAAATGA